From Paenibacillus physcomitrellae, the proteins below share one genomic window:
- the recO gene encoding DNA repair protein RecO, protein MLYRVEGIVIRSMDYGEGNKIITLLTEHYGKVGVMVRGAKKPKSRHAAMTMPFTYGQYIFFRNKGLGTLNAGEIIESHHKLREDLTLAAYGSYACELLDRVLQEEETGSFWFGQLKACLDALQEGKDPEVLIHLYEMKILQAAGYGPEMDVCVVSGTDQELEFFSPRLGGVLSRRSRHLDPAAMAVSPSVLKLLRLFAKLDMRRLGNVAVKDTTKAELKSVMRALMDMQLGMQLKSRNFLDQLDKYQI, encoded by the coding sequence ATGTTATACAGAGTGGAAGGCATTGTCATCCGCAGTATGGATTATGGTGAAGGCAACAAAATTATTACGCTGCTGACCGAACATTACGGCAAAGTGGGCGTGATGGTCCGCGGAGCCAAAAAACCGAAAAGCCGGCATGCCGCCATGACGATGCCCTTTACATACGGCCAATATATTTTTTTCAGAAATAAAGGACTTGGCACATTGAACGCAGGGGAAATCATTGAATCACACCATAAACTGCGGGAGGATTTGACATTGGCTGCATACGGGTCTTATGCCTGCGAGCTGCTGGACCGGGTGCTTCAGGAGGAAGAAACGGGTTCTTTCTGGTTTGGCCAGCTGAAGGCCTGTCTGGATGCGCTGCAGGAAGGCAAGGACCCGGAGGTGCTGATTCACCTCTATGAAATGAAGATCTTGCAAGCGGCCGGTTACGGGCCGGAGATGGACGTTTGTGTCGTTTCGGGCACCGATCAGGAGCTGGAGTTCTTCAGTCCGAGGCTTGGCGGTGTGCTCAGCCGGCGAAGCCGGCATCTGGATCCGGCGGCTATGGCTGTATCGCCTTCCGTGCTGAAGCTGCTCCGTCTGTTCGCGAAGCTGGATATGCGCAGATTGGGCAATGTTGCCGTGAAGGACACGACCAAAGCCGAGTTAAAAAGCGTAATGCGGGCGCTGATGGACATGCAGCTTGGCATGCAGCTCAAATCGCGCAATTTCCTGGATCAGCTGGATAAATACCAGATTTGA
- a CDS encoding HD family phosphohydrolase, which translates to MTSNQNDNRQTIQSKMVGWRHSVGMRYALFALLIIMLYVSLAPKLLPEKYNIAVNMPSEKEILAPMQIQNTKATLKAQEEAAEAEKPVYTKISLRNEAIITEMLDQIARINQDDQVSREDKISIYRQDLPQIFQTHIQNFIMSSRNSGNYSSTFLDEVRTRINEQMYHISEETYVKLPQLTPEDIAEMKPVASDIVGRLMYDPATEAQTTRVKVAEQVSSSSLSKRISREIVQELARYVITANKFYDEDATKDAKVKARENTAPVYIKQGDVLVPKGQIITQEMYTLLKDNGLLKNEVNYWPQVGVALLSVLLAVGLYMSIRQPEASVRFKYNNSQLAMLLLIFLITLLSMHLLELLHNDRRPYLGYLAPVAVGAMLITLLLDVPLAYIASVIFSVVASIVLNIHQGQIFDFYYGLFTLVTSFVSIFSIHRASQRASILKAGVMVSFFGALLVAALIMINSSGWDQTSTLYALGFAFASGLLATIMVFGLMPFFEVTFGILSALKLVELTNPNHPLLRKLLTETPGTYHHSVMVGNLSEAAAEAIGANGLLCRVGSYYHDIGKTKRPGYFIENQNGMENPHDFIDPKLSKSIIIAHARDGVEMQKEYKLPKPIRDIAEQHHGTTFLHFFYHKALKQAEEQGVEPDFTEDDFRYPGPNAQTKEAAIVGIADSVEAAVRSLHKPTVNQVETMIEKIIKSRLDDHQFKECDLTMRELDVVGQTLKETVMGIFHSRIEYPDDVKITKNNDGKEREKDGDSPGVEQ; encoded by the coding sequence ATGCAGATTCAGAATACCAAGGCGACTTTGAAGGCCCAAGAGGAAGCCGCTGAAGCGGAGAAGCCGGTATATACCAAAATTTCTTTGCGGAATGAAGCTATTATCACTGAAATGCTGGATCAGATTGCGCGGATTAACCAGGACGATCAGGTTTCACGTGAGGATAAGATCTCGATTTACCGGCAGGACTTGCCGCAAATCTTCCAGACTCATATTCAGAATTTTATTATGTCGAGCCGTAATTCCGGCAATTATTCCTCAACCTTTCTGGATGAGGTAAGAACGAGAATTAACGAGCAGATGTACCATATTTCGGAAGAAACGTATGTCAAGCTGCCGCAGCTTACCCCCGAAGACATCGCGGAAATGAAACCGGTGGCTTCGGATATTGTGGGAAGATTGATGTATGACCCGGCGACAGAAGCCCAAACGACCCGGGTAAAGGTGGCTGAGCAGGTCAGCTCCAGTTCGCTTAGTAAACGGATTTCGCGGGAAATCGTACAGGAGCTTGCGCGTTATGTCATTACGGCCAATAAGTTCTACGATGAAGATGCAACCAAAGACGCCAAGGTAAAGGCCAGAGAAAATACGGCGCCTGTCTACATCAAGCAAGGGGATGTGCTTGTCCCTAAAGGCCAAATCATTACCCAGGAAATGTACACGCTTTTAAAAGACAACGGATTGTTAAAAAATGAAGTGAATTACTGGCCTCAGGTCGGAGTAGCTTTGTTGTCCGTTCTGCTTGCTGTTGGTCTTTATATGTCCATCAGACAGCCGGAAGCGAGTGTTCGCTTCAAATATAACAACTCCCAGCTTGCGATGCTGCTGTTAATCTTCCTGATTACGCTGCTTTCCATGCATCTCTTGGAACTTCTGCATAATGACCGCAGGCCATATCTGGGTTATTTGGCGCCTGTGGCGGTCGGAGCGATGCTGATTACATTGCTGCTGGATGTGCCTTTAGCTTACATTGCCTCGGTTATTTTCTCCGTGGTGGCCAGTATTGTGCTTAACATTCATCAAGGGCAAATTTTTGATTTTTATTACGGGCTGTTTACACTCGTCACTTCTTTCGTTTCGATCTTCTCGATTCACCGCGCCAGCCAACGCGCTTCAATTCTGAAGGCAGGGGTGATGGTTTCCTTCTTTGGAGCCCTTCTGGTTGCTGCTCTCATCATGATTAATTCGAGCGGCTGGGATCAAACCAGTACGTTATATGCGCTTGGCTTCGCGTTTGCCAGCGGTCTGCTCGCGACCATTATGGTATTTGGACTCATGCCTTTCTTTGAAGTGACGTTCGGTATTTTGTCCGCTTTAAAGCTGGTAGAGCTGACCAATCCGAACCATCCGCTGCTGCGCAAGCTGCTTACGGAGACACCGGGAACTTACCATCACAGCGTCATGGTCGGCAACCTGTCGGAAGCTGCTGCGGAAGCGATCGGCGCCAATGGATTATTATGCCGGGTAGGTTCGTATTATCATGACATCGGAAAGACGAAGAGACCGGGGTATTTCATCGAAAATCAAAACGGTATGGAGAATCCGCATGATTTTATCGATCCTAAGCTCAGTAAATCGATCATCATTGCCCATGCCCGGGACGGGGTAGAGATGCAGAAGGAATACAAACTTCCGAAGCCGATCCGTGATATTGCCGAGCAGCATCATGGGACTACGTTCCTGCATTTCTTCTACCACAAAGCTCTAAAGCAAGCAGAGGAACAGGGCGTCGAACCGGATTTCACCGAAGATGACTTCAGATATCCGGGGCCGAATGCCCAGACGAAGGAAGCCGCTATCGTGGGCATTGCAGACAGCGTGGAGGCCGCGGTGCGTTCGCTGCATAAACCGACGGTGAATCAGGTGGAGACGATGATCGAGAAGATTATCAAAAGCCGCCTGGACGACCACCAGTTCAAAGAATGCGATCTGACGATGCGCGAGCTTGATGTGGTGGGGCAAACGTTAAAAGAAACGGTTATGGGGATCTTCCACTCCCGGATTGAATATCCGGACGATGTGAAGATCACGAAGAATAATGATGGGAAAGAGCGTGAGAAAGATGGCGATTCACCTGGCGTGGAGCAATGA
- a CDS encoding diacylglycerol kinase family protein, with protein MKPRPRWKFTFRYAAAGIWYALRTQRNMKVHLAMAILVTAGAIVFHLPPMSWVLLLLTISSVIGLELVNTALETVVDLVTEEWHPLAKIAKDTAAGAVLIAAFFSVVIGIVLFYSPVCAYFGWG; from the coding sequence ATGAAGCCGCGTCCAAGGTGGAAGTTCACTTTCCGTTATGCGGCTGCCGGCATCTGGTATGCCCTGCGCACGCAGCGGAATATGAAGGTACACCTGGCCATGGCCATTCTGGTAACGGCCGGAGCTATTGTTTTTCATCTGCCGCCCATGAGCTGGGTGCTGCTCCTGCTGACCATTTCATCGGTAATCGGGCTGGAGCTGGTCAATACGGCACTGGAAACGGTTGTGGACCTGGTGACGGAGGAATGGCATCCGCTGGCGAAAATTGCTAAAGATACAGCCGCAGGTGCGGTGCTGATCGCCGCTTTTTTTTCGGTAGTGATCGGTATCGTGCTTTTTTACTCTCCGGTTTGCGCTTATTTTGGCTGGGGCTGA
- a CDS encoding YqzL family protein: MRDFSWKYFTMTGDVDAYMLYKEVGAPPEKDEQEEPEELVLEQEEA, encoded by the coding sequence GTGCGAGACTTTTCGTGGAAGTATTTTACGATGACTGGTGATGTAGATGCTTATATGCTTTATAAGGAGGTCGGAGCTCCCCCGGAGAAGGATGAACAGGAGGAGCCCGAAGAGTTGGTTCTGGAGCAGGAGGAGGCATAA
- the ybeY gene encoding rRNA maturation RNase YbeY has translation MAIHLAWSNEQEQFDITEELIALLDVLLQKAAAAEGIEDGEVALTFVDNKQIHELNRDYRGIDRPTDVLSFAMNESLDEEPEIIYEIGEDEQAELFPDMLGDIIISMERAKEQSEDYGHSFERELGFLFVHGFLHLLGYDHQDEASEAEMMGKQEAVLAEAGLVR, from the coding sequence ATGGCGATTCACCTGGCGTGGAGCAATGAACAAGAGCAATTTGACATCACCGAGGAGCTGATTGCTCTACTGGATGTCCTCCTGCAGAAAGCGGCTGCGGCGGAAGGTATCGAAGATGGCGAGGTCGCGCTTACCTTTGTCGATAATAAACAGATTCATGAACTGAACCGTGATTACCGCGGTATCGACCGGCCAACGGATGTTTTGTCTTTCGCCATGAATGAAAGTCTGGATGAGGAACCTGAGATCATCTATGAAATCGGCGAAGATGAGCAGGCGGAGCTGTTTCCGGACATGCTGGGGGATATTATTATTTCCATGGAGCGGGCCAAAGAACAAAGCGAAGATTACGGCCACTCGTTTGAACGCGAGCTTGGATTTCTGTTTGTACATGGTTTTCTGCATTTGCTTGGTTATGATCATCAGGACGAAGCGAGCGAAGCGGAAATGATGGGCAAACAGGAAGCTGTACTGGCTGAAGCGGGTCTGGTACGCTAA
- the era gene encoding GTPase Era has translation MAKSSFKSGFVTIVGRPNVGKSTLMNHIVGQKIAIMSDKPQTTRNKIHGVYTSNDMQVIFLDTPGIHKRQSKLGDYMNTTALNTFGEVEAVLFLADASEGFGGGDRYIIERLKEIKTPVILVLNKIDKITPEELLPMIESYSKLYPFAEIVPISAMMGNNVNTLLDQIAKYLPEGPQYYPEDQVTDHPEQFVCAELIREKILHLTREEVPHSIAVTIEDMRVQENGVVYISAVIFVERDSQKGIIIGKQGALLKEIGKLARHDIEHLLGSKIFLELWVKVKKDWRNQDRVLRDLGFNRD, from the coding sequence ATGGCAAAATCCTCATTTAAATCCGGCTTTGTTACGATTGTAGGCCGGCCAAACGTCGGCAAATCAACGCTGATGAACCATATCGTTGGACAAAAGATCGCCATTATGTCGGACAAACCTCAAACGACACGCAATAAAATCCATGGCGTATACACGTCAAATGACATGCAGGTTATTTTTCTGGACACGCCGGGTATTCATAAACGCCAATCCAAGCTTGGCGATTACATGAACACAACCGCTCTGAATACGTTCGGCGAGGTGGAAGCAGTATTGTTCCTGGCTGATGCTTCGGAAGGTTTTGGCGGCGGCGACCGTTATATTATTGAACGGCTGAAGGAAATCAAGACGCCGGTTATTCTGGTGCTGAACAAAATCGACAAAATTACGCCGGAAGAACTGCTGCCGATGATTGAATCGTACAGCAAGCTGTATCCGTTTGCGGAAATCGTGCCGATTTCGGCGATGATGGGTAATAATGTGAATACACTTCTGGACCAGATTGCCAAATATTTGCCAGAGGGACCGCAGTACTACCCGGAAGACCAGGTAACGGACCATCCGGAGCAGTTTGTCTGCGCAGAGCTGATCCGCGAGAAGATCCTTCATCTTACCCGCGAAGAGGTTCCGCATTCTATTGCGGTTACGATTGAAGATATGCGCGTCCAGGAGAATGGCGTTGTGTACATTTCGGCCGTCATTTTTGTGGAGCGGGATTCACAGAAAGGAATTATTATCGGCAAGCAGGGCGCGCTGCTGAAGGAAATCGGCAAGCTGGCCCGTCACGATATCGAGCATCTGCTCGGATCTAAGATTTTCCTTGAATTGTGGGTCAAAGTGAAGAAAGACTGGAGAAACCAGGATCGTGTACTGCGGGATTTGGGCTTTAACCGCGATTAA
- a CDS encoding cytidine deaminase yields MDNKELLQEAMKAYQNAYVPYSHFSVGAALLDENGKVHHGCNVENAAFSPTNCAERTALFRAIADGNRPGSFKAIAVVGDTDEPIVPCGVCRQVLAELGGLDMPVILGNLKGDIMETTMRELLPHAFVPSHLKETQS; encoded by the coding sequence ATGGATAACAAAGAACTGCTTCAAGAAGCGATGAAAGCCTATCAAAACGCTTATGTCCCTTATTCCCATTTTTCGGTCGGAGCTGCTTTGCTCGATGAGAATGGCAAGGTCCATCACGGCTGCAACGTGGAAAATGCGGCGTTCAGCCCAACCAATTGTGCCGAGCGTACCGCGCTGTTCCGTGCCATTGCCGACGGCAACCGTCCAGGCAGCTTTAAAGCCATTGCGGTAGTGGGCGACACGGACGAGCCAATCGTGCCCTGCGGCGTATGCCGGCAGGTTTTGGCCGAGCTCGGAGGTCTTGATATGCCGGTGATTTTGGGCAACTTGAAGGGGGACATCATGGAAACGACGATGCGGGAACTGCTGCCGCATGCATTTGTGCCTTCCCATCTGAAGGAAACCCAGTCTTAA
- the glyQ gene encoding glycine--tRNA ligase subunit alpha, producing the protein MNFQQMILTLQKFWAEQNCILVQPYDTEKGAGTMNPMTFLRSLGPEPWKVAYVEPSRRPSDGRYGENPNRLYQHHQFQVIIKPSPDNIQELYLDSLKALGVDPLKHDIRFVEDNWENPSLGCAGLGWEVWLDGMEITQFTYFQQVGGIETNPVAVEITYGMERLASYIQEKENVFDLEWVEGISYGDVFHHPEVEHSKYTFEVSDVKMLFTLFNMYEQEANRAMSEHLVFPAYDYVLKCSHTFNLLDARGAISVTERTGYITRVRNLARQVAATYLEEREKLGFPLLKGGVDHA; encoded by the coding sequence ATGAATTTTCAGCAAATGATTTTGACGCTGCAGAAGTTCTGGGCCGAACAGAACTGTATTCTCGTACAGCCGTATGATACGGAAAAAGGAGCAGGCACAATGAACCCGATGACCTTCCTGCGGTCGCTCGGTCCCGAGCCTTGGAAAGTCGCTTACGTCGAACCTTCCCGCCGCCCTTCGGACGGCCGTTACGGGGAGAACCCGAACCGTCTTTATCAGCATCACCAGTTTCAGGTAATCATCAAGCCATCGCCGGACAACATCCAGGAGCTTTACCTGGACAGCCTGAAGGCTTTGGGCGTTGATCCGCTTAAACACGACATCCGTTTCGTTGAAGACAACTGGGAGAACCCTTCCCTCGGCTGCGCAGGCCTGGGCTGGGAGGTTTGGCTCGACGGTATGGAGATCACGCAGTTTACTTACTTCCAGCAGGTGGGCGGCATTGAAACCAATCCGGTAGCGGTTGAAATTACTTACGGTATGGAACGTCTTGCTTCCTACATCCAGGAGAAAGAAAACGTGTTTGATCTGGAGTGGGTGGAAGGCATCAGCTACGGCGACGTGTTCCATCATCCGGAAGTCGAGCATTCCAAATATACGTTTGAAGTATCCGACGTCAAAATGCTGTTCACTTTATTCAACATGTATGAGCAGGAAGCGAATCGCGCGATGAGCGAACACCTCGTGTTCCCGGCCTACGATTATGTCCTGAAATGCTCGCATACGTTTAACCTGCTGGACGCGCGCGGCGCGATCAGCGTAACGGAAAGAACCGGGTACATTACCCGGGTCCGCAATCTGGCGAGACAGGTTGCCGCAACTTACCTGGAAGAACGCGAGAAGCTCGGATTCCCGCTGCTTAAAGGAGGAGTAGACCATGCCTAA